The genomic window GTGGTCTTTCCACATCTGCTCCGCCAAATATTTCAAAAAGCCCTGGTATACCACGAGCAGAGCCTAAAATGCCAAGTAATGCAAGTCCGGCTGCTCCGTGCATAGCATGCTTTTTTAGTTTTTCAACTCCAGCCAGTACACCAAAGCCAATAAAAACCAATCCAAAGAAAGATGGTATGAGAGCGGTGACGCTTTCCTGACCTGTACCAAAATAAGAAGCCAAGCCAAGGATGATCAGTAAGATTCCGAGTGACAGTGTAAGATTTTTCATAGTTCTGTTATTGTAATAGAAAGTTGTTAGTTCGACGAATCAGTTTTCTAACCCGAATAGAGTTCGCCCAGATATCCCAGGTTCCTTCCCGACTGGCACTTCGAAAAAAGGCTACAGTAACATTATCAATTTGCTGAATGGAAACGTTTACGTCGTCTCTCCAGCCAAAAACGGGAATTCTGAATACTGCATGGATATCAAGGGTCGAGTCAGCAACAGTGATTTCTTCTGCCTTCATACTTTGTAGTGCATGCTGAATAGCTTCAAAGACTTTCATTGAATCTACTTCACCAAATGAAGCTGCTGTACGAACACAATTAGGAGTGGACGGGCAGGGCGGTAAAGGGTTTGTTAAGTCTGACATTTCTGGAGAATGTGATTGATTTGCACAAGCACCGGCAAAAATTGAAAAGAGTATAATCGTGATAAATGAATTTTTCATGAATTGAGAAATTAACCCTTTAAAATTTCAAGGCATTCCT from Balneola sp. includes these protein-coding regions:
- a CDS encoding DUF1499 domain-containing protein — translated: MKNSFITIILFSIFAGACANQSHSPEMSDLTNPLPPCPSTPNCVRTAASFGEVDSMKVFEAIQHALQSMKAEEITVADSTLDIHAVFRIPVFGWRDDVNVSIQQIDNVTVAFFRSASREGTWDIWANSIRVRKLIRRTNNFLLQ